A genomic region of Pseudomonas frederiksbergensis contains the following coding sequences:
- a CDS encoding ABC transporter substrate-binding protein codes for MKSNTLKHGFYPLLLTLAIGLGNAQAAPEMVVVGYGGAGQKAQDVAFFQPFSQADQSKLIQSEYNGEMARIKVMVDTGNVDWDVVQIEGPDLMRGCDEGMYERLDWKTLGRAEQLIPEAALECGSAALVWSVAIAYDTQKLAQAPTSWADFWDVQKIPGKRGLRKRAVYNLEFALLADGVKVEDVYKVLSTPQGVDRAFAKLTELKPHIQWWEAGAQPAQWLTAGDVVMTSTYSGRVAAAAQSGSHLGQVWPGSLYGMDYWAIIKGSKHVDQAKRFIAFANQPDAQVKYVEQIPYGPTNTQAAARLDSKLAQWVPTSPQNLAGALSMNVAFWVDHGEELEERFNAWASK; via the coding sequence ATGAAATCGAACACGCTCAAGCACGGTTTTTATCCCTTGTTGTTGACCTTGGCCATCGGCCTTGGCAACGCTCAGGCAGCACCGGAGATGGTGGTGGTAGGTTACGGCGGAGCCGGACAAAAAGCCCAGGATGTGGCGTTTTTCCAACCTTTCAGTCAGGCGGATCAGAGCAAACTGATCCAAAGCGAATACAACGGCGAAATGGCCCGGATCAAAGTGATGGTCGACACCGGCAACGTCGATTGGGACGTGGTGCAGATCGAAGGCCCGGACCTGATGCGCGGCTGCGACGAAGGCATGTACGAACGACTGGACTGGAAGACTCTGGGCCGCGCCGAGCAGTTGATCCCCGAGGCCGCGCTGGAATGCGGTTCGGCTGCGCTGGTGTGGAGCGTGGCGATTGCCTACGACACCCAGAAGCTTGCGCAGGCGCCGACCTCATGGGCCGACTTCTGGGATGTGCAAAAAATTCCCGGCAAGCGCGGGCTGCGCAAACGTGCGGTGTACAACCTGGAGTTCGCCTTGCTGGCCGACGGGGTGAAAGTCGAGGACGTGTATAAAGTGCTGAGCACCCCGCAGGGCGTGGACCGGGCGTTCGCCAAGCTCACCGAACTCAAACCGCATATCCAGTGGTGGGAAGCCGGTGCGCAACCGGCGCAATGGCTGACCGCAGGCGATGTGGTGATGACCTCGACCTACAGCGGGCGGGTGGCCGCTGCCGCGCAAAGCGGTAGTCACCTCGGGCAGGTCTGGCCGGGCAGCCTGTACGGCATGGACTATTGGGCGATCATCAAGGGCTCCAAACACGTCGATCAGGCCAAGCGCTTTATTGCCTTTGCCAATCAGCCGGACGCCCAGGTCAAGTATGTCGAGCAGATTCCTTACGGTCCGACCAATACCCAGGCCGCAGCGCGACTGGACAGTAAACTGGCGCAATGGGTACCCACCTCACCGCAGAATCTTGCGGGTGCGCTGTCGATGAACGTCGCGTTCTGGGTCGATCACGGCGAAGAACTCGAAGAGCGCTTCAACGCCTGGGCCAGTAAGTAA
- a CDS encoding class II aldolase/adducin family protein has product MNEIASPLTTVAIPQRSATEQRLREELAACYRLIAHFRMTDLIFTHISVRLPGPEHHFLINPYGLMFDEITASNLVKIGLDGRAVEPSPYPVNPAGFVIHSAIHGARADAQCVLHTHTRSGCAVAALKCGLLPVNQISMEFYGRVAYHDYEGVALDLSEQQRLVHDLGDKPVLILRNHGLLTVGETVSQAFLRMYYLDKACEIQLAAQACGELVLPPADVCEYTERQFNDPGRPLDEGELSDPDGMQLVWPALLRLLERVAPGYRD; this is encoded by the coding sequence ATGAACGAGATCGCATCGCCCCTGACGACAGTCGCCATCCCTCAACGCAGCGCCACCGAACAGCGCCTGCGTGAGGAGCTGGCGGCGTGTTATCGATTGATCGCGCACTTTCGCATGACCGATCTGATCTTCACCCACATCTCGGTGCGTCTGCCGGGGCCTGAGCATCATTTCCTGATCAATCCTTATGGGTTGATGTTCGATGAAATCACCGCCTCCAATCTGGTGAAGATCGGTCTCGATGGTCGGGCCGTGGAGCCGTCGCCGTATCCGGTCAATCCAGCGGGTTTCGTGATTCACAGCGCCATTCACGGTGCCCGGGCAGACGCACAGTGTGTGTTGCATACCCACACCCGATCCGGCTGCGCGGTGGCTGCACTGAAATGCGGACTGTTGCCGGTGAACCAGATTTCCATGGAGTTCTATGGCCGGGTCGCCTATCACGACTATGAAGGCGTGGCGCTGGATCTGAGCGAGCAGCAGCGCCTGGTGCATGACCTCGGCGACAAGCCCGTATTGATACTGCGTAACCATGGTTTGTTGACCGTCGGTGAAACCGTGAGTCAGGCCTTTTTGCGTATGTATTACCTGGATAAAGCCTGCGAAATTCAGCTGGCCGCGCAAGCCTGCGGCGAACTGGTATTGCCGCCGGCCGACGTTTGCGAATACACCGAACGCCAGTTCAACGACCCCGGTCGACCACTGGATGAGGGTGAGCTCAGCGACCCGGATGGGATGCAATTGGTCTGGCCCGCATTGCTGCGATTGCTTGAGCGTGTCGCACCGGGTTATCGCGACTGA
- a CDS encoding cupin domain-containing protein, whose translation MSNNSTTQPATGSAEPHFLGTRIRGLRKRRGMTLAELAQMSELTAGYISQLERNLAYPSIPALFNIARSLGVTIQWFFASEANTAPEDHGYVVRKNSRMSVHYEDGIVDQLLTPQPNRQLEMLHSRFPPGTYSQHSYSHEGEEAGFLLSGSFELWVGERYFQLNEGDSFSFSSQEPHRYGNPGDVDAVVVWVITPPTF comes from the coding sequence ATGAGCAACAACAGCACGACACAGCCCGCAACCGGCAGCGCCGAACCGCACTTTCTCGGCACACGGATTCGCGGGCTGCGCAAACGTCGGGGCATGACCCTGGCGGAACTGGCGCAAATGAGTGAGCTGACGGCAGGCTACATCAGCCAGCTCGAACGCAACCTCGCCTATCCATCAATCCCCGCGCTGTTCAACATCGCCCGCAGTCTGGGTGTGACCATCCAGTGGTTCTTCGCCAGCGAAGCCAACACCGCGCCCGAAGATCACGGTTACGTGGTACGCAAAAACAGCCGCATGAGCGTGCATTACGAAGACGGTATCGTCGACCAACTGCTGACCCCGCAACCCAACCGTCAGCTGGAAATGCTCCATTCACGCTTCCCGCCAGGCACCTATAGCCAGCACAGCTACAGCCACGAAGGCGAGGAAGCCGGCTTTCTGCTGTCGGGCAGTTTCGAGTTGTGGGTTGGGGAGCGTTATTTCCAGCTCAACGAAGGCGACAGCTTCAGTTTTTCCAGCCAGGAGCCCCACCGTTATGGCAACCCCGGCGACGTCGATGCGGTGGTGGTATGGGTGATTACCCCACCGACGTTCTAG
- a CDS encoding oxidoreductase yields the protein MPTSTPAFAHLFEPLQIRGKRLKNRIMSSGHDTSMPTDNLVNEPLIAYHKARAEGGVGLIVLQVAGVHDSARYTSHVLMATDDACIEGYRKLAQSCHAHGTVVLSQIFHPGREIMESSDGLLAVAYSPSAVPNERFRVMPRALDQAMIDEIVEGYGAAARRLYQAGIDGVEVVASHGYLPAQFINPRVNRRTDDYNGDLQQRLRFLREVIAAVRANTDEQFIIGLRISADERDPEGLTEDESLEAVKSLQAQLDYVHIVAGTSASLGGAVHIVPPMAIEAAYLAKEAGTFKASLSIPLFVTGRINQPQEAELILARGQADVCGMTRALICDPQMPNKTDAGRAEDVRACIACNQACIGHFHKGLPISCIQHPETGRELLFGQRQPTTQRKRIMIAGGGPAGMKAAAVAAQRGHEVTLYEASSQLGGQVLLAQLLPRRSEFGGASTNLQREMELAGVRVVRNTRVDRALVERERPDMVIVATGAEPYWPAFERGGELQVVDAWQVLREEVQIGRSVVVVDWRCDWIGPGIAERLVRAGHQVQLAVNGTHCGENLPLYVRDQLAGELHKLGIPITPYARLYGCDDNTVYLQHTASGEPMLFENVDTLVLCQGHQPVDTLGFELQGLVEFRRIGDCLAPRTAEEAIYEGLKVAWEL from the coding sequence ATGCCGACCTCGACCCCAGCCTTTGCCCATCTGTTCGAACCGTTGCAGATCCGTGGCAAACGCCTGAAAAACCGCATCATGTCCAGCGGTCACGACACCTCGATGCCCACCGACAACCTGGTCAACGAGCCACTGATCGCCTACCACAAGGCGCGCGCCGAAGGGGGTGTCGGGCTGATCGTGCTGCAAGTGGCCGGCGTGCATGACAGCGCGCGCTACACCTCGCATGTGCTGATGGCGACCGACGACGCTTGTATCGAGGGTTATCGGAAACTGGCGCAAAGCTGCCACGCCCACGGCACCGTGGTGCTCTCGCAGATCTTCCACCCGGGGCGCGAGATCATGGAGTCCAGCGATGGTCTGCTGGCGGTCGCCTATTCGCCTTCGGCAGTGCCCAACGAGCGTTTTCGGGTGATGCCGCGTGCCCTTGATCAGGCGATGATCGACGAGATCGTCGAAGGTTATGGTGCCGCTGCAAGGCGCCTGTATCAGGCCGGGATTGACGGCGTCGAAGTGGTCGCCAGCCATGGTTACCTGCCGGCGCAATTCATCAACCCACGGGTCAACCGCCGCACCGATGACTACAACGGCGACCTGCAACAGCGTCTGCGCTTTTTGCGCGAAGTGATCGCCGCCGTGCGAGCCAATACCGATGAACAGTTCATCATCGGCTTGCGTATTTCCGCCGATGAGCGCGACCCCGAAGGGCTCACCGAAGACGAGTCATTGGAGGCGGTCAAGTCACTGCAAGCACAGCTGGATTACGTGCACATCGTCGCCGGGACCTCGGCGTCATTGGGCGGCGCGGTGCATATCGTGCCGCCGATGGCGATCGAAGCGGCTTACCTGGCCAAGGAAGCCGGAACCTTCAAGGCCAGCCTGAGCATTCCGCTGTTCGTCACCGGACGCATCAACCAGCCGCAGGAAGCCGAACTGATTCTGGCGCGTGGTCAGGCCGATGTGTGCGGCATGACCCGCGCACTGATTTGCGACCCGCAAATGCCCAACAAGACCGACGCCGGGCGCGCCGAAGATGTGCGGGCCTGCATCGCCTGCAATCAGGCGTGCATCGGGCATTTCCACAAAGGTCTGCCGATTTCCTGCATCCAGCACCCGGAAACCGGTCGCGAGCTGCTGTTCGGCCAGCGGCAACCGACCACCCAGCGCAAACGCATCATGATTGCCGGCGGTGGCCCGGCCGGGATGAAAGCCGCGGCAGTGGCCGCGCAACGCGGGCATGAGGTGACCCTCTACGAGGCCAGCTCGCAACTCGGCGGGCAAGTGCTGCTGGCGCAACTGTTGCCACGGCGCAGTGAGTTCGGCGGTGCCAGCACCAACCTGCAACGCGAGATGGAACTGGCCGGCGTGCGCGTGGTGCGCAACACCCGGGTCGATCGTGCGCTGGTCGAACGCGAACGGCCTGACATGGTGATCGTTGCTACTGGTGCCGAGCCCTACTGGCCGGCGTTCGAACGCGGCGGTGAGTTGCAGGTGGTGGACGCTTGGCAGGTGCTGCGCGAGGAGGTACAGATTGGCCGTTCGGTGGTGGTGGTCGACTGGCGCTGCGACTGGATCGGCCCCGGCATTGCCGAACGTCTGGTGCGCGCCGGGCATCAGGTGCAACTGGCGGTCAACGGCACCCATTGCGGTGAAAACCTGCCGCTGTACGTGCGCGATCAACTGGCCGGCGAGTTGCATAAGCTGGGCATCCCGATCACGCCCTACGCCCGGCTTTACGGTTGCGACGACAACACCGTTTACTTGCAACACACCGCCAGCGGCGAACCGATGCTCTTCGAAAACGTCGATACGCTGGTGCTCTGTCAGGGCCATCAGCCGGTAGACACCTTGGGCTTCGAGCTGCAAGGTCTGGTGGAATTTCGGCGGATCGGCGACTGTCTGGCGCCGCGCACCGCCGAAGAAGCGATTTATGAGGGTTTGAAAGTCGCCTGGGAGCTTTGA
- a CDS encoding TetR family transcriptional regulator C-terminal domain-containing protein, protein MSQEARFSRMEPELRKANLIEATLVCLKRHGFQGASIRKISAEAGVSVGLISHHYSGKDELVAEAYMSITGRVMSLLREAMEQAAPNARERLSAFFRGSFSAELLDPQLLDAWLAFWGAVKTAEAINQAHEHSYGEYRNILRKVLTELAEEEGWEQFDADLAAISLSALLDGLWLESGLNPGTFTPAQGMQICEAWVDGLQAGGRQRFCLQTTGC, encoded by the coding sequence ATGAGTCAGGAAGCCCGTTTTTCCCGCATGGAGCCGGAGTTGCGCAAGGCCAACCTGATCGAGGCAACGCTGGTGTGCCTCAAGCGCCACGGCTTTCAGGGTGCATCGATCCGCAAGATTTCCGCCGAGGCGGGGGTGTCGGTCGGGCTGATCAGCCATCACTATTCGGGCAAGGACGAACTGGTGGCCGAGGCCTACATGTCGATTACCGGCCGGGTCATGAGCCTGCTACGTGAGGCCATGGAACAGGCTGCACCGAATGCGCGTGAGCGTTTGTCGGCGTTCTTCCGGGGGTCGTTTTCCGCCGAACTGTTGGACCCACAACTGCTGGACGCCTGGCTGGCGTTCTGGGGCGCGGTCAAGACGGCGGAAGCGATCAACCAGGCGCACGAGCATTCCTATGGCGAGTACCGCAACATTTTGCGCAAGGTCCTGACCGAGTTAGCCGAGGAGGAGGGCTGGGAACAGTTCGACGCCGATCTCGCGGCCATCAGCCTCAGCGCCCTGCTCGACGGCTTGTGGCTAGAGTCGGGCCTCAACCCCGGCACGTTTACCCCGGCGCAGGGCATGCAGATTTGCGAAGCCTGGGTCGACGGTTTACAGGCCGGTGGACGCCAGCGTTTTTGTTTGCAGACGACGGGCTGTTGA
- a CDS encoding response regulator has protein sequence MSPRVLIVDDDPLIRELLHAYLSQEGYDVYCAATAELAETFLASQTVDLVMLDIRLPGKDGLTLTRELRVRSEVGIILITGRNDEIDRIVGLECGADDYVIKPLNPRELVSRAKNLVRRVRHAQTPQPVAAIPRPVKQFAAWALDTDRRRLIDHAGSETLLTHGEYQLLSVFLRNSGHTLSRDQLMDQIRNREWVPNDRSIDVLVGRLRRKLHDDPAEPQLIITIHGAGYLFTASVAA, from the coding sequence ATGTCTCCTCGGGTACTGATCGTCGATGACGATCCGCTGATTCGCGAACTGCTGCACGCCTACCTGTCCCAGGAAGGTTACGACGTATATTGCGCCGCCACGGCGGAACTGGCCGAAACCTTTCTGGCGAGCCAGACGGTCGATCTGGTAATGCTCGATATTCGCCTGCCGGGCAAGGACGGCTTGACCCTGACCCGGGAGCTGCGGGTCCGTTCGGAAGTCGGGATCATTCTGATCACCGGCCGCAATGATGAAATCGACCGCATCGTCGGCCTTGAATGCGGCGCCGATGACTACGTGATCAAACCCCTCAATCCACGAGAGCTGGTGTCCCGGGCGAAAAACCTGGTGCGTCGGGTGCGTCATGCGCAGACGCCGCAACCGGTGGCGGCGATCCCTCGGCCGGTCAAGCAGTTCGCTGCGTGGGCGCTGGACACCGACCGCCGACGGCTGATCGACCACGCCGGCAGCGAAACCTTGTTGACCCACGGCGAGTACCAGTTGCTCAGCGTGTTCCTGCGCAACAGCGGTCACACCTTGAGTCGCGACCAGTTGATGGACCAGATCCGCAACCGCGAGTGGGTGCCCAACGATCGCTCCATCGACGTGCTGGTCGGGCGCTTGCGGCGTAAGTTGCACGACGATCCGGCCGAGCCGCAATTGATCATCACCATCCACGGCGCGGGTTATCTGTTCACCGCCAGTGTGGCGGCCTGA
- a CDS encoding substrate-binding periplasmic protein, with protein sequence MLRLFWLMLALAANNVMAAQKLRYCDYPVYPPISWSDGKQVRGLAPSVVKNLFGQLGYEVEIVVLGNWKRCLLDAAEGRVDVVLAYSTAQREQSMVFSTVPVLREEVALFTNRQHPVKFERLEDLANYRGGLLFGESYGVDFDRLVAQYQNIEWVSDSSQNFGKLIRGRIDFITSERRTGQLYVENLPGAQDIVALPNALSVDYLRVAVSRRSPLASRMPEIDAQLKRMVDAGEIDRWLNESEVTYRDMINLPTDAQ encoded by the coding sequence ATGTTGCGGCTGTTTTGGCTAATGTTGGCGCTGGCGGCCAACAACGTGATGGCGGCGCAGAAGCTTCGCTACTGCGACTATCCGGTGTACCCGCCGATCTCCTGGAGCGACGGCAAACAGGTGCGCGGCCTGGCCCCCAGCGTGGTGAAAAACCTCTTCGGGCAACTGGGTTACGAGGTCGAGATTGTCGTGCTGGGCAACTGGAAACGCTGCCTGCTGGACGCCGCCGAAGGCCGCGTCGATGTGGTGCTGGCCTACAGCACCGCGCAACGTGAGCAGAGCATGGTTTTTTCAACCGTACCGGTGTTGCGCGAAGAGGTCGCGCTGTTCACCAATCGCCAGCATCCGGTGAAGTTCGAACGCCTGGAGGACCTGGCCAATTACCGTGGCGGGCTGTTGTTCGGTGAAAGTTACGGCGTGGATTTCGACCGCTTGGTCGCCCAATACCAGAACATCGAATGGGTGTCCGACAGCAGCCAGAACTTCGGCAAACTGATTCGCGGGCGCATCGATTTCATCACGTCGGAGCGGCGCACCGGGCAGCTTTACGTCGAAAACCTGCCCGGGGCGCAAGACATCGTGGCCTTGCCTAACGCCTTGAGTGTGGATTATCTGCGGGTGGCGGTGTCACGCCGTTCTCCGCTGGCCAGCCGCATGCCGGAGATCGATGCGCAGTTGAAGCGCATGGTCGATGCCGGGGAAATCGACCGTTGGCTGAACGAAAGTGAAGTCACCTATCGCGACATGATCAACCTGCCGACGGATGCGCAATGA
- a CDS encoding helix-turn-helix domain-containing protein, which produces MTASNPLHVQAFNTLDVAEQIRATPGWVQHYQQMSPGHFAGQVRYLDLQGVEIYEECMNTRVEQNFSAPPGSLAFCFDRSDNALYVLNGESHNIWITPENYQEVAVVFGPEFVQRHGLSVERLEGLFMAPLNSQQNALFSRWLSGTLTRLSHTLDPPSKDALTQQLLDDCLFILDNACVCLDRGALQRRAGERTIMKRVGEWAADTPEENLNLLELSHVAEVSLRQLQHAFKTYTGMAPTQWLRLRRLNSARRELLSRTVTDTTVAEVAMNWSFWHLGRFSSSYRALFKELPSDTLKRACVTQPNGRVHR; this is translated from the coding sequence ATGACAGCGTCAAACCCCTTGCACGTGCAGGCTTTCAACACCTTGGATGTCGCCGAACAGATCCGGGCGACCCCAGGGTGGGTGCAGCACTATCAGCAGATGTCGCCCGGGCATTTCGCAGGCCAAGTGCGCTATCTGGACCTGCAAGGCGTGGAGATTTACGAGGAGTGCATGAACACCCGCGTCGAGCAGAATTTCAGCGCGCCACCGGGCTCGCTGGCGTTCTGTTTCGATCGCAGTGACAACGCGCTTTATGTGCTGAATGGCGAAAGCCACAACATCTGGATTACGCCGGAGAACTACCAGGAAGTGGCCGTGGTGTTCGGTCCGGAGTTCGTTCAGCGTCATGGCCTGAGCGTCGAACGGCTCGAAGGTCTGTTCATGGCGCCGCTCAATTCGCAGCAGAACGCGCTGTTCAGTCGCTGGCTGAGCGGCACCCTGACCCGGCTGTCGCACACCCTCGACCCACCGAGCAAGGACGCGCTGACCCAACAGCTGCTGGACGACTGTCTGTTTATTCTCGACAACGCCTGCGTTTGCCTGGACCGAGGCGCGTTGCAGCGCCGGGCAGGGGAGCGAACGATCATGAAGCGGGTCGGTGAATGGGCGGCGGATACCCCGGAAGAGAACTTGAATTTGCTGGAGCTTTCCCACGTCGCCGAAGTGTCACTGCGTCAGCTGCAACACGCGTTCAAGACTTACACCGGCATGGCGCCGACCCAGTGGCTGCGCTTGCGCCGGCTCAACAGCGCCCGCCGTGAATTGCTCAGCCGCACAGTGACGGACACCACGGTGGCCGAAGTGGCGATGAACTGGTCGTTCTGGCACCTTGGGCGCTTTTCCAGCAGCTACCGGGCGCTGTTCAAGGAATTGCCGAGTGACACGCTCAAGCGCGCATGCGTCACTCAGCCGAACGGGCGCGTGCATCGTTAG
- a CDS encoding glutamine synthetase family protein, protein MNAPFDQLSSWLKEHKITEVECVVSDLTGIARGKIAPTNKFLHERGMRLPESVLLQTVTGDFVDDDIYYDLLDPADIDMVCRPDSSAIYVVPWAIEPTAIVIHDTFDKLGNPIELSPRNVLKKVLKLYADKGWQPIVAPEMEFYLTQRCEDPDLPLKAPLGRSGRAESGRQSFSIDAANEFDPLFEDVYDWCELQGLDLDTLIHEDGPAQMEINFRHGDALDLADQITVFKRTLREAALKHNVTATFMAKPIGDEPGSAMHLHQSVVDIATGKPIFADSDGQMSELFLHHIGGLQKYIPKLLPMFAPNVNSFRRFLPDTSAPVNVEWGEENRTVGLRVPTSGPEAMRVENRLPGADANPYLAIAASLLCGYLGMIERIEPSAPVQGRAYERRNLRLPITIEDALAHMENCPTIERYLGTKFVRGYVAVKRAEHENFKRVISSWEREFLLLSV, encoded by the coding sequence ATGAATGCCCCTTTCGATCAGCTGTCCTCATGGCTGAAAGAACACAAGATTACCGAAGTCGAATGCGTGGTCAGTGACCTGACCGGTATCGCTCGTGGCAAGATAGCGCCCACCAATAAGTTCCTGCATGAGCGAGGCATGCGCCTGCCGGAAAGTGTGCTGTTGCAAACGGTAACCGGGGACTTTGTCGACGACGACATTTACTACGACCTGCTCGACCCTGCCGATATCGACATGGTTTGCCGGCCGGATTCTTCGGCGATTTACGTGGTGCCATGGGCGATCGAACCGACCGCCATCGTGATTCACGACACCTTCGACAAGCTCGGCAACCCGATCGAGCTGTCGCCGCGCAACGTCTTGAAGAAAGTTCTGAAGCTCTACGCCGACAAGGGCTGGCAGCCCATCGTTGCACCGGAAATGGAGTTCTACCTGACCCAGCGCTGTGAAGACCCGGACCTGCCGCTCAAGGCACCGCTGGGCCGTTCGGGCCGTGCCGAAAGCGGTCGTCAGTCGTTTTCCATTGATGCGGCCAACGAATTCGATCCGCTGTTCGAAGACGTCTACGACTGGTGCGAACTGCAAGGTCTGGACCTCGACACGCTGATCCACGAAGACGGCCCGGCACAGATGGAAATCAACTTCCGTCACGGCGATGCACTGGACCTGGCCGACCAGATCACCGTGTTCAAGCGCACCCTGCGCGAAGCGGCGCTCAAGCACAACGTCACCGCGACCTTCATGGCCAAGCCGATCGGTGACGAACCGGGCAGCGCCATGCACTTGCACCAGAGCGTGGTCGACATCGCCACCGGCAAGCCGATCTTCGCTGATAGCGACGGGCAGATGAGCGAACTGTTCCTGCACCACATCGGCGGTCTGCAGAAGTACATTCCGAAACTGCTGCCGATGTTTGCACCCAACGTCAACTCGTTCCGCCGCTTCCTGCCGGACACCTCGGCACCGGTCAACGTCGAATGGGGCGAAGAAAACCGCACCGTCGGGCTGCGTGTACCGACCTCTGGTCCCGAGGCCATGCGCGTGGAAAACCGCCTGCCGGGCGCCGATGCCAACCCGTACCTGGCCATCGCCGCGAGCCTGTTGTGCGGTTACCTCGGCATGATCGAACGCATCGAACCGAGCGCCCCGGTACAGGGCCGTGCCTACGAGCGACGCAACCTGCGCCTGCCGATCACCATCGAAGATGCACTGGCGCACATGGAAAACTGCCCGACCATCGAGCGCTATCTGGGGACCAAATTCGTGCGCGGCTACGTCGCGGTCAAGCGCGCCGAGCACGAAAACTTCAAACGGGTGATCAGCTCCTGGGAGCGCGAGTTCCTGTTGCTGAGTGTTTAA